Proteins encoded within one genomic window of Leptolyngbya sp. 'hensonii':
- a CDS encoding ABC transporter permease, with protein MSRSRALQYYIAARLLLAPLMLWTITTVVFLLLRATPGDPVDVILGPRAPESAKTVLREQLGLQLPLWQQYFDYMGDLFRLDLGTSLTSRGQTVWTIIQQYFPATVELSLCSMVIALILGIGVGVLSASRPGTALDAGGRLFGIITYAVPLFWLGLLLQLVFSVQLKWFPLGTRFPASLSPPEGLRLGGYIVSTGLYTVDSLLSGNLGAFFTSLHHLALPSLTLGILLSGIFERIVRVNLRQTLRADYVEAARARGIPERRIMFAHALKNALIPVITILGLTLAAMLGGAILTEVTFSWAGLGSRLYEAINLRDYPTVQGIVVFFAAIVVLSSIAIDILNAYVDPRIRY; from the coding sequence ATGTCTCGATCGCGCGCCCTTCAGTACTACATTGCGGCCCGGCTGCTGCTGGCCCCACTGATGCTCTGGACGATTACCACCGTTGTCTTTTTGTTGTTGCGGGCTACGCCTGGGGATCCCGTTGATGTCATTCTGGGACCCCGTGCTCCCGAAAGTGCGAAGACTGTGCTCAGGGAACAACTGGGGCTGCAACTTCCCCTCTGGCAACAGTACTTCGACTACATGGGGGATCTGTTCCGCCTGGATCTGGGCACCTCCCTGACCAGCCGGGGGCAAACGGTGTGGACGATTATCCAGCAATATTTTCCGGCCACGGTAGAACTCTCCCTCTGTAGTATGGTCATTGCCCTGATCCTGGGCATTGGGGTAGGGGTGCTCTCGGCCTCTCGACCGGGAACAGCCCTGGATGCAGGTGGACGTTTGTTTGGCATTATCACCTATGCGGTGCCCTTATTCTGGCTGGGCCTGCTCCTGCAACTGGTATTTTCTGTCCAGCTCAAGTGGTTCCCCCTGGGCACCCGCTTCCCGGCCAGTCTCTCCCCCCCGGAAGGGCTGCGGTTGGGGGGCTACATTGTTAGCACGGGGCTCTACACGGTGGATAGCCTGCTCAGTGGCAATCTGGGGGCTTTCTTCACATCCTTGCACCATTTGGCCCTACCCAGTTTGACCCTGGGCATCCTTCTCAGTGGCATCTTTGAACGCATTGTGCGGGTCAACCTGCGGCAAACCCTGCGCGCCGATTATGTGGAAGCAGCCAGAGCTCGGGGCATTCCGGAACGGCGGATTATGTTTGCCCATGCCCTGAAAAATGCCCTGATTCCCGTGATCACCATTCTAGGATTAACCCTGGCCGCAATGCTTGGGGGAGCCATTCTGACAGAAGTGACTTTTTCCTGGGCTGGGTTGGGCAGTCGTCTCTATGAGGCGATTAACCTGCGGGATTACCCTACAGTTCAGGGAATTGTGGTCTTCTTTGCTGCGATCGTGGTGCTGTCCAGTATCGCGATCGATATTCTCAATGCCTATGTCGATCCCCGCATTCGATATTGA
- the secA gene encoding preprotein translocase subunit SecA: protein MLKTLLGDPNARKLKKYQPLVADINVLEEDIRALSDQELRGKTAEFKQRLEKRETLDDLLPEAFAVVREAGRRVLGMRHFDVQLVGGMILHDGQIAEMKTGEGKTLVATLPSYLNALTGKGVHIVTVNDYLARRDAEWMGQIHRFLGLSVGLIQSSMQPPERKRNYDCDITYATNSELGFDYLRDNMATSMQEVVQRPFQFCIIDEVDSVLIDEARTPLIISGQIDRPSEKYMKAAEVAISLRKDDHYEVDEKARNVLLNDEGFIEAEKLLGVTDLFDPEDPWAHFIFNAIKAKELFIKDVNYIVRMGEVVIVDEFTGRIMVGRRWSDGLHQAIEAKEAVEIQPETQTLATITYQNFFLIYPKLAGMTGTAKTEEAEFEKIYKLEVTIVPTNRTSRRRDQSDVVYKTEEAKWRAVAMECAELHQLGRPILVGTTSVEKSELLSALLQEQKVPHNLLNAKPENVERESEIIAQAGRKGAVTIATNMAGRGTDIILGGNSDYMARLKVREYFMPRIVQPEDEADFGGSIPEATFRDRPPAQGFAPGKKVKSWKASPQIFPTQLSRETEQLLKQAVDFAVKQYGERSLPELEAEDRVAVASEKAPTDDPVIQKLRDAYNQIKQEYEAFTVREHEEVVGLGGLHVIGTERHESRRIDNQLRGRAGRQGDPGSTKFFLSLEDNLLRIFGGDRVAGLMNAFRVEEDMPIESGLLTRSLEGAQKKVETYYYDIRKQVFEYDEVMNNQRRAIYAERRRVLEGQDLKEQVIKYAEITMNDIVEAYINPDLPPEEWELDGMVAKVKEFINLLSDLEPKQLEDLSPSEIKTFLHEQVRIAYDLKEAQIDQLQPGLMRQAERFFILQRIDTLWREHLQQMDGLRESVGLRGYGQKDPLIEYKSEGYELFLEMMVDIRRDVVYSLFQFQPQIQPTVVQPPELV, encoded by the coding sequence ATGCTTAAGACTTTGCTGGGTGACCCCAATGCGCGCAAACTCAAGAAATATCAACCTTTGGTAGCAGACATCAATGTGTTGGAGGAAGACATCCGGGCCTTATCGGATCAGGAGTTGCGTGGTAAAACGGCAGAGTTCAAACAGCGCTTAGAAAAGCGGGAAACTCTTGATGATCTCTTGCCAGAAGCTTTTGCGGTCGTCCGGGAGGCCGGACGACGGGTTCTGGGTATGCGCCACTTTGATGTGCAACTGGTGGGTGGCATGATCCTGCATGATGGCCAGATTGCTGAAATGAAGACCGGGGAAGGAAAAACCCTGGTGGCAACCCTGCCCTCCTATCTGAATGCACTGACGGGTAAAGGGGTTCATATCGTGACAGTGAACGACTATCTGGCCCGTCGCGATGCAGAGTGGATGGGCCAAATCCACCGTTTCCTGGGGTTGAGTGTGGGTCTGATCCAGTCCAGCATGCAGCCTCCAGAACGGAAACGCAACTATGACTGCGATATTACCTACGCTACCAACAGCGAATTAGGGTTTGACTACCTGCGGGACAATATGGCCACCTCGATGCAGGAGGTTGTGCAGCGTCCTTTCCAATTCTGCATCATCGACGAAGTGGATTCCGTCTTGATCGACGAAGCCCGCACCCCGCTGATTATTTCGGGTCAGATCGATCGCCCCAGTGAGAAATATATGAAGGCAGCAGAAGTGGCAATCTCGCTGCGTAAGGATGACCACTATGAGGTGGATGAAAAGGCCCGAAACGTCCTCCTGAACGATGAAGGCTTCATCGAAGCGGAAAAACTGCTGGGGGTCACCGATCTATTTGACCCCGAAGATCCCTGGGCCCACTTTATCTTCAATGCCATTAAAGCTAAGGAACTGTTCATCAAGGACGTGAACTACATCGTGCGGATGGGCGAAGTGGTGATCGTAGACGAGTTCACGGGGCGGATTATGGTGGGGCGGCGCTGGAGCGATGGGCTGCACCAGGCGATCGAAGCTAAAGAGGCTGTGGAAATCCAACCCGAAACCCAGACCCTGGCCACAATTACCTATCAGAACTTCTTCCTGATTTATCCCAAACTAGCAGGGATGACCGGCACGGCGAAGACGGAAGAAGCAGAATTTGAAAAGATCTACAAGCTGGAAGTGACGATCGTTCCCACCAACCGCACCAGTCGGCGGCGGGACCAATCGGATGTGGTCTACAAAACAGAAGAAGCCAAGTGGCGGGCCGTTGCGATGGAATGTGCGGAACTGCACCAGCTAGGCCGTCCAATTCTGGTAGGAACCACCAGCGTGGAAAAATCTGAACTGCTTTCAGCCCTGCTCCAGGAGCAGAAAGTTCCCCATAACCTGCTGAATGCTAAGCCGGAAAATGTGGAGCGGGAATCTGAGATTATTGCCCAGGCCGGACGCAAAGGGGCAGTGACGATCGCCACGAACATGGCCGGTCGGGGAACCGACATCATTCTGGGGGGGAACTCCGACTACATGGCCCGTCTGAAAGTGCGGGAATACTTCATGCCTCGGATTGTGCAGCCAGAGGATGAGGCGGATTTTGGCGGGTCAATTCCGGAGGCGACTTTTCGCGATCGCCCTCCGGCTCAGGGTTTTGCCCCCGGCAAGAAGGTGAAGAGTTGGAAAGCATCGCCCCAGATTTTCCCAACCCAACTATCGCGGGAAACGGAACAACTGCTCAAGCAGGCCGTTGATTTTGCGGTTAAACAATATGGGGAGCGCAGTCTGCCAGAATTGGAGGCCGAGGACCGGGTGGCCGTGGCTTCGGAAAAGGCCCCAACGGATGATCCAGTGATCCAGAAGTTGCGGGATGCCTACAATCAGATTAAGCAGGAATATGAGGCGTTTACCGTGCGGGAGCATGAGGAAGTGGTCGGTCTGGGTGGTCTGCATGTCATTGGGACAGAACGCCACGAATCCCGCCGGATTGATAACCAGTTGCGCGGTCGGGCCGGTCGTCAGGGAGATCCTGGGTCCACCAAGTTCTTCCTCAGCCTGGAGGATAATCTCCTGCGGATCTTCGGGGGCGATCGGGTGGCTGGTCTGATGAATGCCTTCCGGGTCGAAGAGGACATGCCGATCGAGTCTGGCTTGCTGACCCGATCTCTGGAAGGAGCCCAGAAAAAGGTCGAGACTTACTATTACGACATCCGAAAACAGGTCTTTGAGTACGATGAGGTGATGAATAATCAGCGTCGTGCCATCTATGCTGAACGGCGGCGAGTCCTGGAAGGGCAAGATCTGAAGGAGCAGGTGATCAAGTACGCCGAAATTACGATGAATGACATCGTCGAAGCTTACATCAATCCTGACCTGCCCCCGGAGGAATGGGAACTGGATGGCATGGTGGCAAAGGTGAAGGAGTTCATTAACCTGCTTTCCGATCTGGAGCCTAAACAACTGGAGGACCTGTCTCCAAGTGAAATTAAAACCTTCCTGCATGAGCAGGTGCGGATCGCCTATGACCTGAAAGAAGCCCAGATTGATCAGCTTCAGCCTGGCCTGATGCGCCAAGCAGAACGGTTCTTTATCTTGCAGCGGATTGATACCCTCTGGCGGGAACATCTGCAGCAGATGGATGGGTTGCGGGAATCTGTCGGTTTGCGCGGCTACGGTCAGAAAGATCCCCTGATCGAGTACAAGAGTGAGGGGTACGAATTGTTCCTGGAAATGATGGTCGATATCCGCCGAGACGTGGTCTACTCCCTGTTCCAGTTCCAACCTCAGATTCAGCCCACCGTCGTACAACCGCCAGAACTAGTCTAG
- a CDS encoding diheme cytochrome c, which translates to MGSVLSQSLALSSQTFPIAQIQIQPASGSKPDLNGGVDPVAPVYQLGQQLYLETCASCHIAIPPALLPSETWRQLLSDPQHYGRRIELPVDPGRLLIWQYLRDYSRPQIEEEELPYRIRDSRYFKALHPRVKLPRPLNLSTCVTCHPGSGQYNFRSLTPEWENAP; encoded by the coding sequence TTGGGGTCGGTTCTGTCTCAGTCCCTTGCCCTTTCCTCCCAAACCTTCCCGATCGCCCAGATCCAGATCCAACCCGCCAGCGGCTCCAAACCAGACCTGAATGGGGGCGTTGACCCAGTGGCTCCGGTCTATCAGTTGGGACAGCAACTTTACCTGGAAACCTGTGCCAGTTGTCATATTGCTATTCCCCCAGCCCTATTACCCTCCGAAACCTGGCGGCAACTCCTATCCGACCCGCAGCACTATGGTCGGCGGATTGAACTGCCAGTTGATCCCGGTCGCTTATTGATCTGGCAATACCTGCGGGACTATTCTCGCCCTCAAATTGAAGAGGAAGAATTGCCCTACCGCATCCGGGACTCCCGCTATTTCAAAGCCCTCCATCCCCGGGTCAAGCTGCCCCGTCCACTCAACCTGAGCACCTGTGTGACCTGCCACCCCGGCAGTGGCCAGTATAATTTCCGTAGCCTAACCCCGGAATGGGAGAATGCTCCATAG
- a CDS encoding cyclic nucleotide-binding domain-containing protein, whose product MLQPAHTVKQYQKDPDPLTFAAGDLIFKEGDQGEYMYGILEGQVEMTIEGKSVETLEAGDIFGEGALVHSDRLRMSTAIAKTDCQLAYLNEEHFLFAVQETPMFALQVMRSYSDRFRRFKALSIS is encoded by the coding sequence ATGCTACAACCAGCCCATACGGTCAAGCAATACCAGAAGGATCCCGACCCCCTCACCTTTGCCGCAGGGGACCTCATTTTTAAGGAGGGAGATCAGGGTGAGTACATGTACGGCATTCTGGAAGGCCAAGTGGAGATGACTATTGAGGGCAAGTCGGTCGAAACTCTGGAGGCTGGAGACATTTTCGGCGAAGGAGCCCTTGTGCACTCGGACCGATTACGAATGTCCACCGCGATCGCAAAAACGGATTGCCAACTGGCTTACCTGAACGAAGAACATTTCCTGTTTGCCGTCCAGGAAACCCCCATGTTTGCCCTGCAGGTAATGCGCAGCTACTCCGATCGATTTCGTCGCTTCAAAGCCCTTTCTATCAGTTGA
- a CDS encoding histidine phosphatase family protein gives MSLKLYFLRHGETIYSRSGGYCGDLDPDLTPEGYEMAQGFAETYRSVPWAAVYASPMRRTLATAQPLCTAIGLGAQIREGLRELAYGQWEGQTQEYVQQHFNQDYVRWLTEPAWNPPTGGETSVQIANRAMPVIAEIQEQHPDGNVLLVSHKATIRIILCSLLGIDLGRYRDRINVLAASVSVVKLGNYGPLLEVLGDRYHLPQHLRNLPGT, from the coding sequence ATGAGTTTAAAACTATATTTCCTCCGCCATGGAGAAACCATTTATAGCCGTTCTGGGGGCTATTGTGGTGATCTGGATCCCGATCTAACCCCAGAGGGATATGAAATGGCCCAGGGCTTTGCCGAAACTTACCGATCGGTCCCCTGGGCAGCGGTTTACGCCAGTCCTATGCGACGGACGCTTGCTACAGCCCAACCCCTCTGTACTGCGATCGGGTTAGGGGCACAAATTCGAGAAGGTTTACGGGAGCTGGCCTATGGTCAGTGGGAAGGACAGACTCAAGAGTATGTGCAACAGCACTTTAATCAAGACTATGTTCGCTGGCTGACTGAACCAGCCTGGAACCCTCCGACGGGTGGAGAAACCTCTGTCCAGATTGCCAATCGGGCTATGCCTGTGATTGCTGAAATTCAGGAACAGCATCCGGATGGGAATGTGCTACTGGTTTCCCATAAAGCCACCATCCGGATCATCCTCTGCAGTTTGCTGGGGATTGATCTGGGACGCTACCGCGATCGAATTAATGTCCTGGCTGCCTCAGTCAGTGTCGTCAAGCTGGGAAACTATGGCCCTCTGCTGGAAGTCCTTGGCGATCGGTATCACCTGCCGCAACACTTGCGTAATCTACCGGGTACTTAG